A region from the Streptomyces tsukubensis genome encodes:
- a CDS encoding 4'-phosphopantetheinyl transferase family protein — MATTAEHLAPPPGVDLVWYGRVAELAEEALSHRHLLDAEESSRLDAFLRPKDRHAYAVAHVALRRLLGMHLGIAPAAVAMERRPCSRCGGPHGRPAVPEDRVHFSLSHTSRTTDGRVLIALARTAVGVDVEVVPGEQTVAEVSRQLHPHERTELDALHPADRPLAFARCWTRKESVLKATGAGLGEGVSGIHVGAGPVPQQRPMGAELPCALTDLPAGPGYAAAVAVLGTPARTPGPSPDLDGD, encoded by the coding sequence ATGGCCACGACCGCCGAGCACCTCGCACCACCCCCGGGCGTCGACCTGGTCTGGTACGGCCGGGTGGCCGAGCTGGCCGAGGAGGCACTGTCCCACCGCCATCTCCTCGACGCGGAGGAGTCGTCCCGGCTGGACGCCTTCTTACGCCCTAAGGACCGCCATGCCTATGCGGTGGCGCACGTGGCCCTGCGCAGGCTGCTGGGCATGCATCTGGGCATCGCCCCCGCCGCCGTCGCCATGGAGCGCCGTCCCTGCTCCCGCTGCGGAGGGCCCCACGGGCGGCCCGCGGTCCCCGAAGACCGGGTGCACTTCTCCCTCTCGCACACCAGCCGTACGACGGACGGCAGAGTGCTGATCGCGCTCGCCCGCACCGCCGTGGGGGTGGATGTCGAAGTGGTCCCGGGCGAACAGACGGTCGCTGAGGTGAGCCGGCAGCTGCATCCCCATGAGCGGACCGAACTGGACGCGCTGCATCCGGCGGACCGGCCACTGGCCTTCGCCCGCTGCTGGACCCGTAAGGAGTCCGTGCTGAAGGCGACCGGCGCCGGGCTGGGCGAGGGGGTCAGTGGCATTCACGTAGGCGCGGGGCCGGTCCCGCAGCAGCGGCCCATGGGGGCCGAACTCCCCTGTGCGCTGACCGATCTCCCCGCCGGGCCCGGCTATGCGGCCGCCGTCGCCGTGCTGGGGACACCTGCGCGGACCCCCGGCCCGTCCCCCGACCTCGACGGAGACTGA
- a CDS encoding class I SAM-dependent methyltransferase: MYLREIPEGWRETNKSNWDERVPIHMTGDFYEIDAFLAGKDPLRDFEVAEVGDVSGRSLLHLQCHIGLDTLGWARHGASRVVGLDFSEPAVESARALAAKIGLGPERAAFVAADVYDAAAAVPEGPYDIVYTGVGALSWLPDIKRWAETAASFVAPGGFLYLAEFHPITDVLDDETGSRIVHDYFAREPWQEDEPGTYADRSAETVHNRTVEWQHPIGEVVSALCATGLRLEFLHEHDVSLFERFDSLEKRDGYLRFPAGQPRVPLMYSLKASRPAAS, translated from the coding sequence ATGTACCTGCGAGAGATCCCCGAAGGCTGGCGAGAGACCAATAAATCCAACTGGGACGAGCGCGTCCCCATTCATATGACCGGTGACTTCTACGAGATCGACGCCTTCCTCGCGGGCAAGGACCCGCTGCGCGATTTCGAAGTCGCGGAGGTCGGTGACGTGAGCGGACGCAGCCTGCTCCACCTCCAGTGCCACATCGGCCTCGACACCCTGGGCTGGGCACGCCACGGCGCCTCGCGCGTCGTCGGCCTCGACTTCTCCGAACCGGCCGTCGAGAGCGCCCGCGCGCTCGCCGCGAAGATCGGTCTGGGCCCGGAGCGCGCCGCGTTCGTGGCCGCCGATGTGTACGACGCCGCGGCAGCCGTGCCCGAAGGGCCGTACGACATCGTCTACACCGGTGTCGGAGCCCTCAGCTGGCTCCCCGACATCAAGCGCTGGGCCGAGACCGCGGCGTCCTTCGTGGCGCCCGGCGGATTCCTCTACCTCGCAGAGTTCCACCCGATCACCGACGTCCTCGACGACGAGACCGGTTCGCGCATCGTCCACGACTACTTCGCCCGCGAGCCGTGGCAGGAGGACGAGCCCGGAACGTACGCCGACCGGTCCGCCGAGACCGTCCACAACCGAACGGTGGAGTGGCAGCATCCGATCGGCGAGGTCGTCTCGGCGCTCTGCGCCACCGGGCTGCGGCTGGAGTTCCTCCACGAACACGACGTGTCGCTGTTCGAACGCTTCGACTCCCTGGAGAAGCGGGACGGCTACCTCCGCTTCCCGGCCGGGCAGCCGCGGGTCCCGCTGATGTACTCCCTGAAGGCGAGCCGACCGGCTGCCTCCTGA
- a CDS encoding SigE family RNA polymerase sigma factor: MAEVLDFARVAAPGVSVRPFRRPRLPGGMPVIAPVPSTPSTPPGAALSPGIPAQRENAAAAAPAVALGTTVDHLTETYRAHYRSLLGLAALLLDDTASCEDVVQEAFIRVHSARNRVRDPEKTLAYLRQTVVNLSRSALRRRILGLKLLSKPMPDMASAEEGAYDRLERDDLIKAMRGLQRRQREVLVLRYFADMTEAQVAQTLGISLGSVKAYGSRGIAALRVAMGATK, translated from the coding sequence GTGGCAGAGGTACTCGACTTCGCAAGGGTGGCGGCACCCGGTGTCTCCGTACGCCCTTTCCGCAGGCCGCGCCTGCCGGGGGGCATGCCGGTGATCGCGCCCGTGCCGTCCACGCCCTCGACGCCCCCCGGAGCCGCGCTCTCCCCGGGCATCCCCGCCCAGCGGGAGAACGCCGCGGCCGCGGCACCGGCCGTGGCCCTCGGCACGACCGTCGACCACCTCACGGAGACCTACCGCGCGCACTACCGCTCCCTGCTGGGACTGGCCGCGCTGCTCCTCGACGACACCGCCTCCTGCGAGGACGTCGTCCAGGAGGCCTTCATCCGGGTGCACTCCGCGCGGAACCGGGTCCGTGACCCCGAGAAGACCCTCGCCTATCTGCGGCAGACCGTCGTCAACCTCTCCCGTTCGGCGCTGCGCCGGCGCATCCTCGGCCTCAAGCTGCTCTCCAAGCCGATGCCCGACATGGCGAGCGCGGAGGAGGGGGCGTACGACCGGCTGGAACGGGACGACCTGATCAAGGCGATGCGCGGCCTCCAGCGCCGTCAGCGCGAGGTCCTCGTCCTGCGGTACTTCGCGGATATGACCGAGGCCCAGGTCGCCCAGACGCTGGGCATATCCCTCGGTTCGGTGAAGGCGTACGGCTCCCGTGGCATAGCGGCCCTGCGGGTGGCCATGGGGGCCACGAAGTGA
- a CDS encoding aspartate kinase — protein sequence MGLVVQKYGGSSVADAEGIKRVAKRIVDAKKDGHQVVVVVSAMGDTTDELIDLAEQVSPIPAGREFDMLLTAGERISMALLAMAIKNLGHEAQSFTGSQAGVITDSVHNKARIIDVTPGRIRTALDEGNIAIVAGFQGVSQDKKDITTLGRGGSDTTAVALAAALDAEVCEIYTDVDGVFTADPRVVPKARKIDWISFEDMLELASSGSKVLLHRCVEYARRYNIPIHVRSSFSGLRGTWVSNEPQGDQQMEHAIISGVAHDVSEAKITVVGVPDKPGEAAAIFRAIADADINLDMIVQNVSAATTALTDISFTLPKTDGARAIEELERAKDRIGFESLRYDDQIGKISLVGAGMKTNPGVTASFFEALTDAGVNIELISTSEIRISVVTRADDVTEAVRAVHSRFGLDSDTDEAVVYGGTGR from the coding sequence GTGGGCCTTGTCGTGCAGAAGTACGGAGGCTCCTCCGTTGCCGATGCCGAAGGCATCAAGCGCGTCGCCAAGCGGATCGTGGATGCCAAGAAGGACGGCCACCAAGTGGTCGTCGTGGTCTCCGCGATGGGCGACACGACGGACGAGCTGATCGACCTCGCGGAGCAGGTGTCGCCGATCCCTGCGGGCCGCGAGTTCGACATGCTGCTGACCGCGGGGGAGCGGATCTCCATGGCCCTGCTGGCCATGGCGATCAAAAACCTGGGCCACGAGGCCCAGTCCTTCACCGGCAGCCAGGCCGGCGTCATCACCGACTCGGTCCACAACAAAGCGCGCATCATTGATGTCACGCCGGGCCGGATCCGTACCGCGCTGGACGAGGGCAATATCGCCATCGTCGCCGGGTTCCAGGGTGTGTCCCAGGACAAGAAGGACATCACCACCCTCGGCCGCGGCGGCTCCGACACCACCGCCGTCGCCCTGGCCGCCGCGCTGGACGCCGAGGTCTGCGAGATCTACACGGACGTCGACGGCGTCTTCACCGCCGACCCCCGGGTCGTCCCCAAGGCCAGGAAGATCGACTGGATCTCCTTCGAGGACATGCTGGAGCTGGCCTCCTCCGGCTCCAAGGTGCTGCTCCACCGCTGTGTCGAGTACGCCCGCCGCTACAACATTCCGATCCACGTCCGCTCGTCCTTCTCCGGGCTGCGCGGCACCTGGGTGAGCAACGAACCGCAGGGAGACCAGCAGATGGAGCACGCCATCATCTCCGGAGTCGCCCATGACGTCTCCGAGGCCAAGATCACGGTCGTCGGGGTGCCCGACAAGCCGGGCGAGGCGGCGGCCATCTTCCGTGCGATCGCGGACGCCGACATCAATCTGGACATGATCGTCCAGAATGTGTCCGCGGCCACCACCGCTCTGACCGACATCTCCTTCACGCTGCCCAAGACGGACGGCGCCCGGGCGATCGAAGAGCTGGAGAGGGCCAAGGACCGGATCGGCTTCGAATCGCTGCGCTACGACGACCAGATCGGCAAGATCTCCCTGGTCGGCGCCGGTATGAAGACCAACCCGGGGGTTACGGCCTCCTTCTTCGAGGCGCTCACGGACGCCGGGGTCAACATCGAGCTGATCTCGACCTCCGAGATTCGTATCTCGGTCGTCACCCGTGCCGACGACGTCACCGAGGCGGTGCGCGCCGTGCACAGCCGCTTCGGTCTGGACAGCGACACCGACGAGGCCGTGGTCTACGGAGGCACCGGCCGATGA
- a CDS encoding aspartate-semialdehyde dehydrogenase, which translates to MIRKPALAVVGATGAVGAVMLELLSRNEDVWGAIRLVASPRSAGRKLAVRGEECEVVPLTEEALGGIDVAMFLVPAEVSAQWAPVAAAKGAVVVDASAAFRLDPDVPLVVPEINPHAIRVRPRGIVAGPHDTTLAMLPAVGALHAEFGLRQLVVASYQAVSGAGRDAVAVLRAQTALVAGTGLGETPGDVRRAVEATAGRRPGGASHGASGAGFGGSGAGFGAPGSGTGHSASGTGSGAAATGFGPFPAPVALNVVPWTGEPAEDGWSSEELGLRAEVRKVLDLPGLHVSATCVRVPVLTTHSLAVHARFETEVTVARAHEILATSPGVVLFDDPAAGEFPTPADVVGTDPTWVGRVRRSPDDPCALELFVCGDNLRKGAALNTAQIAESVAQSLTPSHPVR; encoded by the coding sequence ATGATCCGCAAGCCGGCGCTCGCGGTCGTCGGAGCGACCGGAGCCGTCGGTGCGGTGATGCTGGAGCTGCTCTCCCGCAACGAGGACGTCTGGGGCGCGATCCGCCTCGTCGCCTCCCCGCGCTCGGCCGGCCGCAAGCTGGCCGTGCGCGGGGAGGAGTGCGAGGTCGTCCCGCTGACGGAGGAGGCGCTCGGCGGGATCGACGTGGCGATGTTCCTGGTGCCCGCGGAGGTGTCCGCGCAGTGGGCGCCGGTCGCCGCCGCCAAGGGCGCGGTCGTCGTGGACGCGTCCGCGGCGTTCCGGCTCGACCCGGACGTGCCGCTGGTCGTCCCCGAAATCAATCCCCACGCGATACGGGTACGGCCGCGGGGCATCGTCGCCGGACCCCATGACACCACCCTCGCCATGCTCCCGGCGGTGGGCGCCCTGCATGCCGAGTTCGGGCTGCGGCAGCTGGTCGTCGCCTCGTACCAGGCCGTCAGCGGCGCGGGCCGGGACGCCGTCGCCGTACTGCGGGCGCAGACCGCGCTGGTCGCGGGGACCGGACTGGGCGAGACGCCCGGGGACGTACGCCGCGCCGTGGAGGCGACGGCGGGCCGCCGCCCGGGCGGCGCGAGTCACGGCGCTTCGGGTGCGGGGTTCGGAGGTTCCGGCGCGGGCTTCGGAGCGCCGGGCTCCGGTACGGGCCACAGTGCTTCGGGTACGGGCTCCGGTGCCGCGGCCACCGGCTTCGGGCCCTTCCCCGCGCCCGTCGCCCTCAACGTCGTGCCCTGGACCGGCGAACCCGCCGAGGACGGCTGGTCCTCCGAGGAACTGGGGCTGCGGGCGGAGGTCCGCAAAGTCCTCGACCTGCCGGGGCTGCACGTCTCGGCAACCTGCGTCAGGGTCCCCGTACTGACCACGCACTCCCTCGCCGTGCACGCCCGCTTCGAAACGGAGGTGACGGTCGCCCGGGCCCACGAGATCCTCGCGACCTCGCCCGGTGTGGTCCTCTTCGACGATCCGGCGGCCGGGGAGTTCCCGACGCCCGCCGATGTCGTCGGCACCGATCCGACCTGGGTGGGCCGGGTACGCCGGTCGCCGGACGACCCCTGCGCCCTGGAGCTCTTCGTCTGCGGGGACAACCTCCGCAAGGGCGCCGCGCTGAACACCGCTCAGATCGCCGAGTCCGTCGCACAGTCGCTGACGCCCTCCCACCCTGTCCGATGA
- a CDS encoding SURF1 family protein: MYRFLLTPRWWGINVFVALAIPLCIFMGTWQLGRFEDRAEAQKEAERAPTAEELRPTPLDELLPVDKETSGRTATASGSYGEQFLVPGRQLEGRTGSYVLTLLKTDGGRALPVVRGWLPEGAAAPAAPGGRVSVEGALQASETVGKDGVHAAGGLPRGQLAMISAASLVNVVPDQVYDGWVTLTEADAGLRPVPATLPEGAGLDLKAFQNLGYSGEWFAGVAFILFMWVRLFRREVEMLKDEELGLALEAETATGGEDAGAGAAEAAPVAAAAVPGPGGAEGRGQGSDTGTGTGSAAGRTSV; this comes from the coding sequence GTGTACAGGTTCCTGCTGACGCCCCGCTGGTGGGGCATCAATGTCTTCGTCGCGCTGGCGATCCCGCTGTGCATCTTCATGGGGACCTGGCAGCTCGGCCGGTTCGAGGATCGCGCCGAGGCCCAGAAGGAGGCGGAGCGGGCGCCGACGGCGGAGGAGCTGAGGCCGACGCCGCTGGACGAGCTGCTGCCCGTCGACAAGGAGACGTCCGGCCGGACGGCGACGGCCTCCGGGAGCTACGGCGAGCAGTTCCTCGTCCCGGGGCGGCAGCTGGAGGGCCGGACCGGTTCCTATGTGCTGACGCTGCTGAAGACCGACGGGGGCCGGGCCCTCCCGGTGGTCCGGGGCTGGCTTCCGGAGGGTGCCGCGGCGCCCGCGGCGCCGGGGGGCCGGGTCTCGGTCGAGGGTGCGCTCCAGGCTTCCGAGACCGTCGGCAAGGACGGGGTCCACGCGGCGGGCGGGCTGCCCCGGGGACAGCTGGCCATGATCAGTGCGGCGTCGCTGGTCAATGTGGTCCCGGACCAGGTGTACGACGGGTGGGTCACCCTCACCGAGGCGGACGCGGGCCTGCGGCCCGTACCGGCGACCCTGCCGGAGGGTGCCGGGCTGGACCTGAAGGCCTTCCAGAACCTGGGGTACTCGGGCGAGTGGTTCGCCGGGGTGGCGTTCATCCTCTTTATGTGGGTCCGGCTGTTCCGGCGTGAAGTGGAAATGCTGAAGGACGAGGAACTGGGGCTGGCCCTGGAAGCGGAGACGGCGACGGGCGGCGAGGACGCGGGTGCCGGTGCGGCCGAGGCGGCTCCCGTGGCTGCGGCTGCGGTGCCGGGTCCCGGTGGTGCGGAAGGCCGGGGCCAAGGCTCGGACACGGGTACGGGTACGGGCTCGGCGGCCGGGCGCACCTCGGTCTGA
- a CDS encoding DUF6191 domain-containing protein — MQFIIFMTLPGLVILLTVIAFVDYLMRATGRGKRTGRVSATGFEQLHAAFSPGKATELKERQSSLLMKDDDEDGAPPNRSVVDLDGGVAVVRLPPAGAGGSAR, encoded by the coding sequence ATGCAGTTCATCATTTTCATGACGCTTCCGGGGCTGGTGATCCTGCTCACGGTCATAGCCTTCGTCGACTATCTGATGCGGGCGACGGGCCGTGGCAAACGGACCGGGCGGGTGTCCGCCACCGGCTTCGAGCAACTGCACGCGGCGTTCTCCCCGGGCAAGGCCACGGAGCTGAAGGAGCGGCAGAGTTCGCTGCTGATGAAGGACGACGACGAGGACGGCGCTCCGCCGAATCGTTCCGTCGTGGATCTCGACGGCGGGGTGGCGGTGGTACGGCTGCCGCCCGCGGGGGCCGGGGGCAGCGCCCGCTGA
- a CDS encoding S9 family peptidase, translated as MWEQRFRAPRVSLPDWAQDAPDRSLFVSNATGTYELYAWDRASGEQRQVTDRPNGTTDGVLSPDGEWIWWFSDKDGDEFGIWLRQPFGGGPDVPAAPGLDPSYPAGLAIGRNGVAVVGRSTDEDGTTIHVVRNAAACSPPVEIYRHRESAGVGDLSRDGTLIAVEHTEHGDAMHSALRVVGLGGETVAELDDTEGGTKELGLEVLGFAPVDGDTRLLVGHQRRGRWEPMIWDVASGAETPLAIDLPGDVNAEWYPDGSGLLVAHSFEARGELWRYDLASGGLTRIDSPAGSVSGATARPGGEVEYLWSSAALPPQVRSTAGGIVLDPPGAKAPESVPVEDVWVEGPGGKVHALVQRPAGAEGPLPTVFEIHGGPTWHDSDSFAAGPAAWVDQGYAVVRVNYRGSTGYGRAWTDALKHRVGLIELEDIAAVREWAVASGLADPERLILAGGSWGGYLTLLGLGTQPGAWALGLAAVPVADYVTAYHDEIEALKSMDRTLLGGTPEEVPERFAASSPLTYVDAVRAPVYISAGVNDPRCPIRQVENYVDRLAARGAVHEVYRYDAGHGSLVVEERIKQVAMEIAFAAAHLPGPGGGAGRQDGPAGEGGAQE; from the coding sequence TTGTGGGAGCAGCGCTTCCGGGCGCCGCGCGTGTCGCTTCCCGACTGGGCGCAGGACGCTCCGGACCGTTCCCTCTTCGTCTCCAATGCGACGGGGACGTACGAGTTGTACGCATGGGACCGGGCGAGCGGCGAGCAGCGGCAGGTCACCGACCGGCCGAACGGCACGACCGACGGGGTGCTGTCTCCGGACGGCGAGTGGATCTGGTGGTTCTCGGACAAGGACGGGGACGAGTTCGGCATATGGCTGCGGCAGCCCTTCGGCGGCGGGCCGGACGTGCCGGCCGCCCCGGGGCTGGATCCGTCGTATCCGGCGGGGCTGGCGATCGGCCGGAACGGCGTCGCGGTGGTCGGGCGGTCCACCGACGAGGACGGCACGACGATTCATGTCGTCCGGAACGCGGCGGCGTGCAGCCCGCCGGTGGAGATCTACCGGCACCGGGAGTCGGCCGGGGTGGGCGATCTGTCCCGTGACGGGACACTGATCGCCGTCGAGCACACCGAGCACGGCGATGCGATGCACTCGGCGCTGCGGGTGGTCGGCCTCGGCGGTGAGACGGTCGCCGAGCTGGACGACACCGAGGGCGGCACCAAGGAGCTGGGGCTGGAGGTCCTCGGCTTCGCCCCGGTCGACGGGGACACCCGGCTGCTGGTGGGGCATCAGCGGCGGGGCCGCTGGGAGCCGATGATCTGGGACGTGGCCTCCGGGGCCGAGACGCCGCTGGCGATCGACCTGCCGGGCGATGTGAACGCCGAGTGGTATCCCGACGGCTCCGGGCTGCTGGTCGCGCACAGCTTCGAGGCCCGCGGTGAGCTGTGGCGGTACGACCTGGCGTCGGGCGGGCTGACCCGGATCGACAGTCCGGCCGGTTCGGTCTCGGGGGCGACGGCCCGCCCGGGCGGCGAGGTCGAGTATCTGTGGTCGTCGGCGGCGCTGCCGCCGCAGGTGCGGTCGACGGCGGGCGGGATCGTGCTGGACCCGCCGGGTGCGAAGGCGCCGGAGTCGGTGCCGGTGGAGGACGTCTGGGTGGAGGGGCCGGGCGGGAAGGTGCATGCGCTGGTGCAGCGGCCCGCGGGGGCGGAGGGTCCGCTGCCGACGGTCTTCGAGATCCACGGCGGCCCGACGTGGCACGACAGCGACTCCTTCGCGGCGGGCCCGGCGGCCTGGGTGGACCAGGGCTATGCGGTGGTCCGGGTGAACTACCGGGGCTCGACGGGCTACGGCCGGGCGTGGACGGACGCGCTCAAGCACCGGGTCGGGCTGATCGAGTTGGAGGACATCGCGGCGGTCCGCGAGTGGGCGGTGGCGTCGGGGCTGGCCGATCCGGAGCGGCTGATCCTGGCGGGTGGCTCCTGGGGCGGCTATCTCACCCTCCTCGGGCTGGGGACCCAGCCGGGGGCCTGGGCGCTGGGTCTGGCCGCGGTGCCCGTCGCGGACTACGTCACGGCGTACCACGACGAGATCGAGGCGCTGAAGTCGATGGACCGCACGCTGCTGGGCGGGACCCCGGAGGAGGTGCCCGAGCGGTTCGCGGCGTCGTCGCCGCTGACCTATGTGGATGCGGTGCGGGCGCCGGTCTATATCTCGGCGGGGGTGAACGACCCGCGCTGTCCCATCCGCCAGGTGGAGAACTACGTCGACCGGCTGGCCGCCCGGGGCGCGGTCCACGAGGTCTACCGGTACGACGCGGGGCACGGCTCTCTGGTGGTCGAGGAGCGGATCAAGCAGGTGGCGATGGAGATCGCGTTCGCGGCGGCGCATCTGCCCGGCCCGGGCGGCGGCGCGGGGCGTCAGGACGGCCCGGCCGGAGAGGGGGGCGCGCAGGAGTAG